A stretch of the Serratia marcescens genome encodes the following:
- a CDS encoding VOC family protein, which translates to MATQIFVNLPVRDLPASMAFFTHLGFTFNPQFTDDTAACMVVSDTIYVMLLTHDKFRMFTPNPIGDAKQATEVLVCLSQPSRAAVDELVRKAVAGGGNTYHPPRDYGVMYGHGFQDLDGHIWELMYMDPAAVQTQ; encoded by the coding sequence ATGGCTACGCAAATCTTCGTTAACCTGCCCGTACGCGATCTGCCCGCCTCGATGGCGTTTTTCACCCACCTGGGTTTCACTTTCAACCCGCAATTTACCGATGACACCGCCGCGTGCATGGTGGTCAGCGACACGATTTACGTGATGTTGCTGACTCACGACAAATTCAGGATGTTTACCCCGAACCCGATCGGCGACGCCAAACAGGCCACCGAAGTGCTGGTGTGCCTGTCGCAGCCCAGCCGGGCGGCGGTGGACGAACTGGTGCGCAAGGCGGTCGCCGGCGGCGGCAACACTTATCACCCGCCACGGGACTACGGCGTGATGTACGGCCACGGATTTCAGGACCTGGATGGCCATATCTGGGAATTGATGTATATGGATCCCGCCGCGGTGCAGACGCAATAA
- a CDS encoding glutathione S-transferase family protein, with protein sequence MIIVHHLNHSRSQRILWFLEELGVPYQVQRYERDPQTMLAPAALKKIHPLGKSPVIVDGDLTLAESGAIIEYLQEAYDAQGMFMPTDFHARQQYRYWLHYAEGSLMPLLVMKLVFSRLGQPPIPWLLRPVAGAIGKGVQREYLDKQIAPHCDFLEQHLNKGSWFVGNDFSAADIQMSFPLEAMAARGALDDCPKLRGFLQRIHARPAYQRALEQGGPYDLLS encoded by the coding sequence ATGATCATTGTTCATCATCTCAATCACTCACGGTCGCAGCGCATTCTGTGGTTTCTGGAAGAGCTGGGCGTGCCCTATCAGGTGCAACGCTACGAACGCGATCCGCAGACCATGCTGGCGCCGGCGGCGTTGAAAAAGATCCACCCGCTGGGCAAATCACCGGTGATCGTCGACGGCGATCTGACGCTGGCGGAATCCGGCGCCATCATCGAATACCTGCAGGAAGCCTATGACGCGCAAGGGATGTTCATGCCGACCGACTTCCACGCGCGCCAGCAATACCGCTACTGGCTGCACTACGCCGAAGGATCGCTGATGCCGTTGTTGGTGATGAAACTGGTGTTCAGCCGTCTCGGGCAGCCGCCGATCCCCTGGCTGCTGCGGCCGGTGGCCGGCGCGATCGGCAAGGGCGTGCAGCGCGAATATCTCGACAAGCAGATCGCGCCGCACTGCGATTTCCTCGAACAGCACCTGAACAAGGGCAGCTGGTTCGTCGGCAACGACTTCAGCGCGGCGGACATTCAGATGAGCTTCCCGCTGGAGGCGATGGCGGCGCGCGGCGCGTTGGATGATTGTCCGAAACTGCGCGGCTTTCTGCAGCGCATTCACGCCCGGCCCGCCTACCAGCGGGCGTTGGAGCAGGGCGGCCCTTACGACCTGCTGAGCTAA
- a CDS encoding lipocalin-like domain-containing protein — translation MTVNAFIGSWALVSSVFKNQNGELNYPLGEQVLGRIHYEANGTMAAQLYSAVRPRFAADDFVQGSEREIRAAFINMICYFGRYQVEESEQRVVHQVEGCSFPNWVGSRQVRFYAFSGDRLTLRTVPLQLGNGVQVGELVWQRTGASL, via the coding sequence ATGACGGTAAACGCGTTTATCGGCAGCTGGGCGCTGGTGTCGTCGGTGTTCAAAAACCAGAACGGCGAGCTGAATTACCCGCTGGGCGAGCAGGTTTTGGGGCGCATCCACTATGAGGCCAACGGCACGATGGCGGCGCAGCTTTACAGCGCCGTGCGGCCGCGTTTCGCCGCCGACGATTTTGTGCAGGGGTCCGAGCGGGAGATCCGCGCGGCCTTCATCAATATGATTTGCTACTTTGGCCGCTATCAGGTGGAGGAAAGCGAGCAGCGGGTGGTGCATCAGGTCGAAGGCTGTTCGTTCCCCAACTGGGTAGGCAGCCGCCAGGTGCGTTTTTACGCTTTCAGCGGCGATCGGCTGACGTTGCGCACGGTGCCCTTGCAGCTCGGCAATGGCGTGCAGGTGGGCGAACTGGTGTGGCAGCGGACAGGAGCTTCTTTATGA